One window of Candidatus Peregrinibacteria bacterium genomic DNA carries:
- a CDS encoding YbhB/YbcL family Raf kinase inhibitor-like protein, with the protein MVNPDYREAPVTSEGKEEPKNNENNEQEPLIIKSGAFRAGAEIPAKYTCDAGDVSPEISWENVPEGTKTLALIVDDPDAPDGTWVHWVVWNIPVTARNLSEGISESALASLGAILGKNDFDQLKYGGPCPPSGTHRYFFKLSALNTELNLVEGSTKAELLNGINGHVLGEAELVANYSTK; encoded by the coding sequence ATGGTAAATCCAGATTATAGAGAAGCACCAGTAACGTCAGAAGGAAAGGAAGAACCAAAAAACAATGAGAACAATGAGCAGGAACCTCTTATTATAAAATCTGGCGCATTTCGAGCTGGTGCAGAAATTCCTGCAAAATACACATGTGATGCAGGTGATGTTTCTCCTGAAATATCATGGGAAAATGTTCCAGAAGGAACAAAAACTCTCGCGCTCATCGTAGATGATCCCGATGCTCCGGATGGAACATGGGTTCACTGGGTCGTTTGGAATATTCCAGTTACGGCGAGAAATTTATCTGAGGGAATAAGCGAAAGTGCGCTTGCATCTCTTGGAGCAATCCTTGGAAAGAATGATTTCGATCAACTCAAATATGGCGGACCATGTCCTCCCAGCGGAACTCATCGCTACTTCTTCAAACTTTCCGCACTTAATACAGAACTAAATCTCGTGGAAGGAAGTACAAAAGCGGAACTTCTGAATGGTATAAACGGACACGTCCTTGGCGAAGCAGAACTCGTAGCAAATTATTCTACGAAATAA